ccaaaaattcatgcatgtctattatttatatataaattccaaaaattaaattgacCTATAATACAGGTTAAGCTTCTGATTATCGAATACGAAATTACTCTGGATCGggtaatttttggattttggtAGGATCTGAACCCGAAATGTATATTGAGTCAGGTATAAGGTAAAAAGTTCCTAAGCGATCAgtgttaattaaaataaaattatttattttttagttataatttagtttgatgctgctgatatattaatatttttatatttttttgtttttaaatatattttaataatctcAATTATATCCTGATTATTTTGGGTCCGGGTTAAAAATAATACAACCGAAACCTTAAAAAAAACCGATTTACTTGTCCTAGTCTACCTCTCGTGTACTGCTCTATTTGTCTTTCACTTAATAATACAGCTGTAGCTTTTTATTAAAACTTTTGGAGTATACCAAAATCTTGATTTTGGAAAAGCTCTCTTAATTTTAAGGTGAAAATAGTTTTGTTGTCTACTAACTTGTtaattttttgagttttgatcatctttcaaaatttaattttggtacacttacttttaattttcggctattttgatttaattgttgACGTGACACTGCAAAATGCTGACGTGACATCGAAAACTGTTGACTTGTCAGATGTCACATCaacaattatattaaaatagtcgaaaattaaaagttattgtATCGAAACCAAACTTAAAAAATGTGGTGAATGAAAAcctaaaattagaaaatttaatggaaaaaaatcattttccctAATTTAAAGTTCctgttttcttcaagaaaatccttTTTGCAGCAAAGAAAATTGAATGCTAGGCACAACGTAACTAGAAGAAAATAATTGCCCCTCGCCGTCTcctaatattattataaatatcagaCTGAGATCCATGCATGTAGCAGCATCCAGAAAAACAAAACTTAGCCATAATATTAAtccaacataaatttttttatatcatctAAACTtcttgattttctggaaaaatatatgtgttggAAAGATGAAAAAATCGAAATtcttataatataaaaagttaAATATCTAAACAAATCAGacatcaggaaaaaaaaaaagcagtgATCGCTAACTATACCGAGTAATATTACCTTTGACATTGGCTCTGAGGTAAACCTCGTCGCTGTCGGGGCCGAGATCCACTTCATAAACGGGCTTGTAAACCGCGCCTTTCGCCTTCAAAAACCCCATTAATTCACAAACTTTTGCAAGAATAACAAGAACCTATCTGTCTatctatacatatatatagagagagagcTATAGATATATATTGTGGGTGGGGGTGTGGGTGTGGGtgggggtggggtggggtggagTCGGAGGCGGAGAAGACTAGGAAATTATATTGATGGAAGATTGTCCGTAATGGAAGTTGAATGAATCCGATTCTAATAATGTTTCTGTTGAGAGAAGACAACGAGAGAGAGCTAAAGCACACTAATCTTCCGGCTCTTCTTATTAGTATTtttgtgttatatatatataaatatatatttgaaaaatatatttcatggctatttatttttttttattcttgatatagaattaaataaatttataatttcgattttattattacaCCTAGATTTTAGGTAGGGGATAATTAAGGttaggtatatatatataatcgtgtTGAATTTGCTTCTAATTATTGCCCCATCGTAATAGTAATAGAAGCAAATTCAACACGATTTGGTGACGGAAATCATATTTAATAGAGAAATTTTAGTTTTCAAAATGGTCATATCGAAAGTGTCATAATTAACTTACACTTTTTACGAATGTCAttaaaaacatatcaaaaaatattattctttaCGGTATTTTTTCAATGAAAATGGACATTAAGACCATGTAGATTTTATATGctcttttgcaaatttttttaatattttatttattgtataatttgattagtttaatttatttcaactaaaaacataaattaataatgaattaaaaagaaataaaattacttttgacttttgtattaaatttattaagtaatctttataattttttaacgaagaaaattcttttaataaatatgaattatagtgataatttattttcattcattaaaaataaattttttaaatatgatattttttaaatgtgtaaatactacacatatttatttgattgatgttatttaaaaatttatttaacatgaaatattaatcatcaatattttacaaatgatccattatgatataaaattaacaatatataatatgtattctaaaaaaacagaaaaagtTAAACAAAATCCGCAAGGGGTTAAAAGTTAGAAAaactatatatctatatatgagtttgatttgtgaaattttttagTTACACTTTTACACATCattacttaattaatgtttcatttatttatttaggtgaCTTCTTAATTTTCTGATTTAAAGATTGAGATTGAAAATGAGaataactttatttcattattttattaatcatcaatattaatttacaaATGATCCATTCTCATATAAATTAACTATGTATAATATCTATTTTGAAAAAAGAGAAAGTTAAACAAAATTCCCAAGaagttaaaagttagcaaaatcacaattgatatttaatttaataacaagtttacgagttttattttaacatcattattataatttagttaattaagagaTTTTTATACACTTCATTTTAGTACATTGTTATTTTGGTTTTAGTAAAATttactattatattaattttatttttattgtttttcattgTGAATGATATTtagatgaaaaatattttgttaatttgaaAGAACTGTTATTATGTTATAATCACGTGAATTGAGTATTAATACCTTATATTAGACCATTGATCAACCGTGTCAATGGTGACCGCTcagaagaataaaaaatatattttcattatttaaaaaactCAAGCTACGTTCCACCAATTAAAAGAAATGTCCATTTGGTCCTCATATTTGTGCCAAATAACTCACATGGTGCATCTGATGCATACAAGTGAAGGAGCTAATATTAGATCTTCATCTTTTGGTGAATCCAAGATAAAGGGAAAACTAGAAAAGTCTGCCAGTTGCTTGCTTTTATGGCAGTTAAGCTAAAATGACCTTTAGATCTACAAGTGCCAAGGAAGGAAGCATAAGCTTAATGAGGAAAACGgttcataactgaactgattaTACATGATTTTGATCCCATTTTTCTGCAATTGAAGGCATTGTGTCCTTGTTTCTTGTGAGGCTCGTTTTTTTCCAGTAGAGAAATTCTATTTTGATACAAAAACAAGCCTACATTATGTGGTATAACTGAACAATCTCCAACACTCAAGCTTCAACAAGCCTTCGCAggtataaataaatgaatagtATCCGTCTTATGAATTCAATTCAGAATTAACTTAAAAAGGCAAAAGAGGACGGTATTTATCGCAGCCCATATATTCCAACCTGCAAAATCTGCCTGCTGCAATGCTACCTAAGAAAAACATAACAGCGGAGTCTGATGAAAAATACAGGATCAAACTATGTCAAAAAATTTAGTGTATGAAATGTTTCCCTTTTTTTTGACATGGCATACTTCTCATGAGAAATAACTAATTGAAACTAAAAGAATCACACAGCACCTGAGCCGTATCTGGAAGCAATTTTCCTTTCCTGTTCCATACAGCAGAAGAATCGCCAATAGCAAATATACGTGGGTGACCCTTGACACGTAAAGTTTTATCTGTTTCTGCTTGTCCTCTGCCATTAAGAGGAAGATAAGTTTGATCATCAAGTTCTAGCTGAGGAAGTAGAGATTTAGACCCGACAGTCCACAAAACCATGTCTACTTCAACAACTTGTTTTCGCATGCCCCTTTCAGCAGGCTGTAACTCCAAAGTAAGTTTCTCGTTATTATGATTTTCCATAACATCTTGAACAGCTTCAACTTTTGTTGGTTCATATGAATCCCCAAACTCACCATCTTTCCTTGTACAACGGACAAAGTAACCCAACAAAAGCTTAGCATCTCTGGATGATAGAACCTGACAAAATTGGCTTTAGAGTTGTGCACCTATGAGATGCACTGAAATTGGAATGACAAAAAATGTAAATGGCCATATACATGTAACGACTGCGTGACAACATAAAACATGGGGTTGTGGAAAGGGTCCAACAACACTCTCTTGGCAAAAACTcataaaaatagataaataaaagaTGCCTCCTTGTCAAACACTGAGAAAACAATAGATAGTCATATGCTTCTATTACCCTTTCCTACTGCACCCACATCTCAAGACAAACTGGAAAGCAACATCCATCAGTTTCTCTCCTGCTGTACGTACacattataaataaaacaagatCATTGGTACAACAATCAGAAGTCTACTTTATCCCTCCACGGTATGAATTCTCCAAAATGTGTCGTTCATGCACAACAAGTGGTGCTTAGAAGAACCTGCTAAAAGGGCACAATGCCTTTGATCATGaggtttttccccctgatgtcCATCACATGTCAAATGAACTAGCAGTGCTCTTCACTTTTTGATAACACTATTGTTGAAAAGAACCTAAATTTGTATCTAATTGTAATATAAAGTCAGGAAAGGACAAATGGTCTTTGGTCTCCTATTATCATTAAAACTGTACAGAACAGATACTCCTACTGGGCTAACTGGAATGTGATTCAATACCGAAAAATTTGTAGCGAGTGTACTGAGAGGATCAATTGATTATACACACCAATATTgacaagaaaaatattagacaaccataaaaacagaaaaatgTCGCCAGCCGGAAGCGTCACTTATGTTAATTGAGCTGAAAGACATGGAGCCAAGTTTTGACAAACTGATGTAAGTATGGAACTCAGGTGGTTAAGTGCAGGAGAGATAATCCAGATGATGGGTATCGGGATCATGAAGCAGTTTTTTTCTCACTATCCTAAAGATCAATACACTATAATTTATTGCAATCCATTGACACCTAGATAGAAGAAATGCAATATCAAAATTTGTGGCCGTGAAAAATTCAACATTTAAAACTTTATGGGTAATCCATTCAAGAGTCTCGCTCTTAATCTGGATTCCCTGTTTCCAGGTGGTGCATCTGGCAAGATTATTTTTCCAGAGTTAATATCCTGTATAACTCTTCTACCTTGCAGTCTTTCGGATATAGTGGCAGCCAACTCCATTCCAGAGTAACCAAATCCTACTGTTCACATGGTTTATTGAGATAAATAACCATAAAGCttgcaaattaaaaataaccaaacaatatatatttatctctttgtgattttttttcttcgTGCGCCACAACATCAACATGGCTCTAACGTAATGCAGTATCATATGAACAATTATATAGGAAAAAGATTGAAATTGGCAAAAATTGTAAGATATGttgctaaaattgaaatttatcaatataaactatcaaaataacaaaatgacAAATATAATGAACcaatattgtaaaaatatatgatttgttttaaataataaatataatattttattcaagaaaatagaaaataaagatATGTAAAATAGGTAAGCATcacaattttttgtgttttattttttgaaatgggTCCAACtacataaattcaagaaaagagGCCAAATAATCGAAAAGTAAAGTATAAAAGTTTAACACATAAGTTGAcacaagataaaataataaatatattggaCAAACATTACCATTTTATGCATacaagatttttaaaaatttaattaatgagccGTGTAGCTTTATTGTTTGGGCTCTACATAATTTGATTAAATCCTCAATGAACTCAatcatcatatttaatcatgttttcaATGGGTCAATGTCCAATGCACATAATATTTAGGTGCAAGACTCaaccaatgattttttttttgggccccTGTGAAGGCCGGGCCCTGAGACGATGGCCTCTCTCGTCTCACTGGAGGTACGGCCCTGCTCCTACAACAGTAACATGGATTGGAGTCTCCTTAGCAAAGTATTTACGCTCCAAAGCTGTTAGCTACTCATTAACTCTCTGCATTACATGTTAACAAAAGAAAGCTTACAGCATGTAGAATTTCACCTGGTATAGTATCAACTTTTGTTTCACCCAGCAAGTACCAACATGGCAACATGGCTGCCCAGATCAAGTGGTATGATACCATCACGCATTGTTTAAATGCAAATGACCCACCCAATTCAAAATCACTCAGACAAACATACAGTACAAGGCCCCTCCATTAGCTGGCATATAAATGAGGTAATACAGCCAAGCACTATCTTGCTTCATAAATCCAGTAGTCAAAATATTCAGCATATAAGGCATGACATATTTTGCAGCGTGCGATGAGTAAGAACAAGTGTGTCAAACTAGTCAATAGAATACCTAAGGCATGTATACTCATGAATAACATTGAATTGAGGGCAGCACAAAGTTTATGTATGACCATTAACATGAAGGAAAACTATTAAAGTGGAGTCGAAAGATCGATGAGATGCAACGATCTCATATCCTGCGTCAGAGATCCCAAAAAGAAATAAGTAATATGTGCGTACGTTGAGTTTTTGCACATATGAAGGTAACATAAACCAGGTTAAAAGATATCTGAGTCAATATTACATGATTATACCAGCCTAGTTCTTATCAAAGGATGCTCCAAACATCAAAACCAGAAGAAAAAAGGAACGCTagatgtaaaaaaaattgagaaattttccttttctttgttCCCTGTTGTTATCTTTTGGATTAATGATGAAACTTGGTGGATACAAACTAGAAATCTACTCAATGtgaattcaaatttattttaaatattattaatttaggACCTACAAGTGGTCAGCAACAAAACTCTCCAGTAATTTCACATTCTTCAGATAATACAGCACAtttgaaaatcatataaaaacataccAGTCATATTCAACAAGGAGACCACTTTCTAGATGCACCACCACGCAGACGCAGAAGCTGAATTCCCATCCATCCCCAAATGATCAGTGGGGTGTATGGATTGCACCTTGTCTTTGAAAAATTACAAAGCTGTGTTTGAATGCAACTCTGAGAAACGAGGAGCTATTTCCCATTCTTCCACTTTTGCAATTAGGAAagccttaaaaaaaataaatttaagagaAATTTAAATCGACTAACTAGGTCAACTGTCAGCATAGTTTGTCTattagataaattttaaatttacctCCAGAGAGAAGCTCGTAAAATAATGGCTTAAAGACAAAGCGTTATGATTGGTCAACAAGAAACACCTGCAGGATTGTCAGAGAATATTCACTTTATTAGTCTTGTCACATAGTTTAAACTACGTAAAATTGGCTTTCATTCTCCGGTCatcgtttttttttatgttcagtccctgggtacttttttagtaccacatttatACATGAaatgtaccacattttcacatgaagtgtaccacaatttgtatgacatagtaccataattttgtgggtagggagtgaacccaaaaaaatgttttgattggggatttttcaccaatttCTCCTTTAAACTATTGAAATTGTACTGTTAGCCCAAATTATAAATTGATTCCAATTTTATCAATATTTACTGGATACTCTCGACAATAATGGATATTAAGTTATTAACTGTTCATTTTTACCTTTAACATCGACAAATGTAGGCCGAATATTTTTCCCATGAACTTACAATTAAATTCGACAGTGAAATTAAATGACTGTCATCAAACCCTCGATTCCCTCAATTTCATTTCAACCTCTTCCAATCCATATGGAATTGCAACCCATATTTTTCCTTCGCATTTCCGACAATATCATGCATAGAATGACAGAAATTCATCGCTTGGTCAAATATTATATGGTACTGTGTTAGTTTGcaattacattattttttttttagttgagaagagtttgttataattatatttcaaactcGAGATGTTTTAAACTTGAGGGCATGATGACTTCGAAAATACCAACTTGTGAAGGAACTCGCAAAATTAAATCAAACGATAAGTATAAGCTCCGTAGCATAAACAAGAAGTGTATCCAATCATCTAAGACCCTATAACAATTATTTCACAGGCTAAATCCACATAACCCATTCATAATGAAAAATACCCAATTCACAAGAGTACCATCAACCAAAACTCCTCACTGTACGCTCAAGTTTCGCATAAATAACATCTAAGTGAAGAAGACCAGAACGAAAAGAATGATAAATAAaacgagtaaaaaaaaaatcatcattaGTTGACCCTTCACACTAGCCTTCTTCATTACCATGGCGACCTTTTTCtgcagaaaaaagaaaagaataagaAGGTGATAAGCAACAAGATGCTCTCCGATCAAAAAGTAAACAGCTTCCTTGCAGAATTTTAAATCATTGGTAGCAGATTGTATGGTATTTATTGGTACACGAGTCATATGAAAGACAATGTCTGTTGAGTCAAAGGCTTTCACCTGAACAAAATCGAGACGATTTGATGTGCTGTCCATCTCTGTGCCCAATTCATCAATAATTTTTTCCTGGAGAGTCAGGAATTTACAGTCTCAATAATTACCAAGCTGGTAAGAAAGTTTTACTCAAAATTTACAGATGAATTACTTGAGCAAGGAGCTCTTCATGTATTGTGAGCCCAACACCTCCAATTCTTTCGACACTGGCGCTTAGTTCATCTAACTCCTCGTCCTGTCGCCTTTatcccataaactttaatcagaTGGAGAATACGCAAACACAGAAAATAGCAGGAATCTCCGTCAAAGCTTTCTTAGCTTTAGGATGAATTAAATGCTTTCTCAGCGGGACATATAAATGCAGCAATTAACATAGATAGCCCAGTTGTTAGTCATCAACAAGATTTCTTAAACTACAAAATTACCTTATCAGAAGTAGTTGTCTATCTGATTCTGATGATATGAAATCATTGTTACTGTGTGCAATGTACTGGTTCCTATCAGTTTGACGCGAATCGGGCATCCTCATAAGCTCATGCCGCATACCGTTGACATTAGAAGTGCTTGTCCCATTCAACTCCTTTCCAGTCACGACTGATTTCTTCACCGTTCCCACCTATCCGTTAACAACATTTTTTCAGAGATGTGATACATATGAACCAAAAAACATATGTACAATCTGCACCATCACGTAAAGTACATACACTCGATGATAATATGCCCGATGAATACCTGAGAACGAGCATTGCTAGTCCATATTCTCCTTTTATCAAGCTCCACTTCATTGATACCATATAGTGCAGGATCTCTTGCTGCAACGGCAATTGCCTTGTTCAACTCATCCACCTTTTTACCAAGAAAACAAAGTTTCAGTACTGACAAGATACTTTACAATTACCTGTCAACCATCAGAGAAGCTAtagaatcattttatcaaaatcatTATGAAACAAAACTAATATCAATaattcacaattattttttgttatttttgtaaCCATGATCATAAATGATTCTTATTCCAAGAGGATGCAAGAGATCAATTCTTCTTAAAAAAGTAACAGCTTAAAGATTAGAGTAGTTATAGATCCGATACACCTTTaacaagtgaaaactcatctaACGTTAACTGGatgcaaataaatatatcaacGTGATAAATACACACCGTGCTTCATGTCAATCACTTTTTTTGGTCAACGCCATTTAAAACATTTCAAAGCTTCAAGatcattcatcattccaaaaggAAAGGAAACTACACTCAGGTATTCATATGTTAAGTCATACCTGCCACTCAATGCTCTCGCAACCAGCAAGAAGCTCCTTAGAGAGATGCAGCTGCTCACCACTATCCGAATGCATTCGTTCCCATTGATGAAACTTTGAGAGCAATTTATCAATCTATTGAAGTAGAACTTGGGTGGTAAGATTCAGATTTCAAATAATCCACAAGGACTGCAATAGAGGCCAACAAAGATGGGTATCTGGGGTTGAACTTAATACATATTGTTTTGATATAGATATCAAAATCATTAGCAGGTGATACCAGTACGGCAGTACCAGACTCTAATACAGTCGATAGATCATCTTT
This window of the Primulina huaijiensis isolate GDHJ02 chromosome 3, ASM1229523v2, whole genome shotgun sequence genome carries:
- the LOC140974251 gene encoding syntaxin-61-like, encoding MSSAQDPFYIVKEEIQDSIDKLLSKFHQWERMHSDSGEQLHLSKELLAGCESIEWQVDELNKAIAVAARDPALYGINEVELDKRRIWTSNARSQVGTVKKSVVTGKELNGTSTSNVNGMRHELMRMPDSRQTDRNQYIAHSNNDFISSESDRQLLLIRRQDEELDELSASVERIGGVGLTIHEELLAQEKIIDELGTEMDSTSNRLDFVQKKVAMVMKKASVKGQLMMIFFLLVLFIILFVLVFFT
- the LOC140974250 gene encoding alternative NAD(P)H-ubiquinone oxidoreductase C1, chloroplastic/mitochondrial-like isoform X1, whose amino-acid sequence is MLSFCWVTLSVVQGKMPAERGMRKQVVEVDMVLWTVGSKSLLPQLELDDQTYLPLNGRGQAETDKTLRVKGHPRIFAIGDSSAVWNRKGKLLPDTAQVALQQADFAGWNIWAAINTVLFCLFKLILN
- the LOC140974250 gene encoding alternative NAD(P)H-ubiquinone oxidoreductase C1, chloroplastic/mitochondrial-like isoform X2 — protein: MLSFCWVTLSVVQGKMPAERGMRKQVVEVDMVLWTVGSKSLLPQLELDDQTYLPLNGRGQAETDKTLRVKGHPRIFAIGDSSAVWNRKGKLLPDTAQADFAGWNIWAAINTVLFCLFKLILN
- the LOC140974250 gene encoding alternative NAD(P)H-ubiquinone oxidoreductase C1, chloroplastic/mitochondrial-like isoform X3 codes for the protein MLSFCWVTLSVVQGKMPAERGMRKQVVEVDMVLWTVGSKSLLPQLELDDQTYLPLNGRGQAETDKTLRVKGHPRIFAIGDSSAVWNRKGKLLPDTAQHCSRQILQVGIYGLR